In the bacterium genome, ATCGGCTTTGCCCGATTCACCCTCTACAAAGAAGAAGACGATCGGTTCCGCATCGTCCTCTGGCAGGACGACGTCTGAGTATCGTCATAAGGATCTCTGAAAAATGCCTACCTACGAATATCGCTGCCATAGCGGCCATCGCTTCGAAGAGTTCCAGAGCATGCTCGCCGAACCGATTCAAGTCTGCCCGGTCTGCGGAGACCGGGCCGAGCGTCTGATCTCCGGCGGCACCGGACTCATCTTCAAAGGATCGGGATTCTACATTACCGACTACGTCAAGAAGGGCGATGG is a window encoding:
- a CDS encoding zinc ribbon domain-containing protein, encoding MPTYEYRCHSGHRFEEFQSMLAEPIQVCPVCGDRAERLISGGTGLIFKGSGFYITDYVKKGDGKGDKPAVPETKPTATETPSVSSSAPKSESSPSATPKKSE